One Polyangiaceae bacterium DNA window includes the following coding sequences:
- a CDS encoding serine acetyltransferase, with amino-acid sequence MSDKMEKGLDTVVSGLLASYANDPRGHHIGKKFLPSREEIFEIIELLFQVFYPGYYGRQDLTKGNLEYHVVTLVSTLREKLATQIEECLCWSNEMGRDDRKLGPRCEHSRKLASELLERLPAIRDTLLQDVQAAYDGDPAAASIDEIILAYPGLLAVTVHRVAHELYKLEVPLMPRIMSEWAHSRSGADIHPGSHIGRSFFIDHATGVVVGETCDIGPNVKMYQGVTLGAISHPKDERGRIIRNAKRHPTVEESVTLYANATVLGGQTVVGRGSVVGGSVFLTKSIPQRSRVGVKPPDLRVIEGNGNDEEYPLEFEI; translated from the coding sequence ATGTCCGACAAGATGGAAAAGGGCCTCGACACGGTCGTGTCAGGGCTGCTCGCAAGCTACGCGAACGACCCGCGAGGTCATCACATTGGCAAGAAATTCTTGCCGTCGCGCGAAGAGATTTTCGAGATCATCGAGCTTCTCTTCCAGGTGTTTTACCCGGGCTACTACGGCCGGCAGGACCTCACGAAAGGCAATCTCGAGTATCACGTGGTGACGCTCGTCTCGACGCTTCGCGAGAAGCTCGCCACGCAAATCGAAGAGTGTCTTTGTTGGTCGAACGAGATGGGTCGGGACGATCGAAAGCTCGGTCCGCGTTGTGAACACAGCCGCAAGCTGGCGTCCGAGCTCCTCGAGCGGCTTCCTGCCATTCGCGACACGCTTTTGCAGGACGTCCAAGCGGCGTACGACGGAGATCCGGCCGCCGCGAGCATCGACGAAATCATCCTCGCGTATCCGGGTCTATTGGCCGTGACGGTGCATCGCGTAGCCCACGAGCTGTACAAACTCGAAGTGCCGCTCATGCCGCGCATCATGAGCGAATGGGCGCATTCGCGGAGCGGTGCGGACATCCATCCCGGATCGCATATTGGCCGGAGCTTTTTCATCGACCACGCAACGGGCGTGGTGGTCGGCGAGACGTGCGATATCGGGCCGAACGTGAAGATGTATCAAGGTGTGACGCTGGGCGCGATTTCGCATCCGAAAGACGAGCGCGGGCGCATCATTCGAAACGCGAAGCGACACCCGACGGTCGAAGAATCGGTGACGCTTTATGCAAACGCTACGGTTCTAGGAGGACAAACCGTGGTGGGTCGGGGCAGCGTGGTCGGCGGATCGGTGTTCTTGACGAAGAGCATCCCACAACGTTCACGCGTGGGCGTCAAACCGCCGGATTTGCGCGTGATCGAAGGCAACGGTAACGACGAGGAATACCCGCTCGAATTTGAAATTTAG